One window from the genome of Paenibacillus azoreducens encodes:
- a CDS encoding NAD(P)-dependent oxidoreductase, producing the protein MNITIFGATGRVGQALLTEALNREHEITAVVRDVSRLKLEHERLHVVQGDILDPESVEKHAKGREAVISAYGPKFGMEEELLEAARSLVEGVRRAGTKRLLIVGGAGSLITDEGVRLMDTPSFPAEFYPLARAHADAYEIYSQSGLEWTYLSPAAVLEEGRRSGNFRIGIDRLITDEIGSSRITIGDLAAALIDELEDPYFMGSRFTAAY; encoded by the coding sequence ATGAATATTACGATTTTTGGCGCTACAGGCAGGGTTGGGCAGGCGCTGCTTACGGAGGCGCTGAACCGCGAACATGAAATAACCGCCGTCGTGCGCGACGTTTCCCGTTTAAAACTGGAGCATGAACGCCTGCATGTTGTGCAGGGGGATATTCTTGATCCGGAATCGGTGGAGAAGCATGCGAAAGGCCGGGAAGCCGTGATCAGCGCTTACGGTCCAAAGTTCGGCATGGAAGAAGAGCTGCTTGAAGCTGCCCGTTCCCTGGTCGAAGGCGTTCGGCGCGCCGGGACGAAACGTCTGCTTATTGTAGGAGGGGCGGGTAGTCTGATAACGGATGAAGGCGTAAGGCTGATGGATACACCGTCATTCCCGGCGGAGTTTTATCCGCTGGCCAGAGCCCATGCTGACGCATATGAGATTTACAGCCAGTCAGGTCTCGAATGGACTTATCTAAGTCCGGCCGCAGTTCTGGAGGAAGGGCGCCGCAGCGGCAATTTCAGAATCGGCATCGACCGCTTGATTACGGATGAAATCGGCAGCAGCCGGATTACGATAGGCGATTTGGCGGCTGCGCTGATCGATGAGCTGGAGGATCCGTATTTTATGGGTTCCCGTTTTACGGCTGCGTATTAA
- a CDS encoding NAD(P)H-hydrate dehydratase: MYIVTSQQMRELDRRTTQEIGIPSMALMENAGKAIAEEIIRLCRGRESLLREEMAAEGCGAGVGRTGWVRGDEDLALERPEREHWLILAGKGNNGGDGLVAARYLREAGMGVTIVYALPPEQLHGDAALQRDAAAALGIPMLVHGRDAVDYTVCTGIVDALLGTGAHGAPRGAYADMIAAANASGNIIVSADIPSGVNADTGEVSQPCIAARLTVCLAFLKRGVTQYPGAEAAGEVVVRSIGIPSELCGQQEGMAFLLTESTLRGPLHVDTARRRAADGHKGTYGHVLVAAGSPRMSGAGLLCSRAALRAGSGLVTWALPASLLPHMAGAAPEIMLAPAADGDWDEASAQSVLGLAESRSALALGPGLGRFDGDGAWLRSIWEGAACPLVVDADALNMLADCGDFTSWQERKAETVLTPHPGEMARLTGLSTQEIQRDRISTAVAYAVKHQVTLVLKGARTVIAAPDGFAYVNITGNAGMATGGSGDVLTGIIAGLLAQGLTGPQAAAYGVYLHGIAGERAAARRGNLPSLIAGDLIEAL; this comes from the coding sequence ATGTATATTGTGACTTCTCAGCAAATGCGGGAGCTGGACCGACGCACGACCCAGGAGATTGGCATTCCGTCGATGGCGCTGATGGAAAATGCGGGCAAAGCCATTGCGGAGGAAATTATCCGTTTATGCCGCGGACGGGAATCCTTGCTGCGAGAAGAGATGGCCGCGGAAGGATGCGGCGCAGGAGTAGGGCGGACCGGATGGGTGAGGGGGGACGAGGATTTGGCGCTCGAACGGCCGGAGCGGGAGCACTGGCTTATCCTCGCGGGCAAGGGCAATAACGGCGGCGACGGATTGGTGGCCGCGCGTTATTTGCGCGAGGCGGGCATGGGCGTCACGATCGTGTATGCCCTGCCGCCGGAGCAACTTCATGGGGATGCCGCCCTGCAGCGGGACGCTGCCGCGGCTTTGGGCATCCCCATGCTTGTCCACGGGCGCGACGCCGTGGACTATACCGTATGCACGGGCATCGTTGATGCCCTGCTGGGGACGGGCGCGCACGGCGCTCCGCGCGGCGCGTACGCGGACATGATTGCCGCAGCGAATGCCAGCGGCAATATCATCGTGTCGGCGGACATCCCGAGCGGGGTGAACGCCGACACGGGGGAAGTCAGCCAGCCGTGCATTGCGGCGCGGCTGACGGTCTGCCTCGCGTTCCTGAAGCGAGGCGTGACGCAGTACCCCGGCGCGGAGGCCGCCGGGGAAGTGGTGGTCCGCTCCATCGGCATACCCTCGGAGCTGTGCGGTCAGCAGGAGGGCATGGCCTTCCTGCTGACCGAAAGCACGCTGCGCGGCCCGCTGCACGTGGACACGGCGCGCCGCCGCGCGGCGGACGGCCACAAAGGCACGTATGGCCACGTGCTTGTGGCGGCCGGGAGCCCGCGCATGAGCGGCGCGGGCCTGCTCTGCAGCCGCGCGGCGCTTCGTGCGGGCAGCGGCCTCGTGACCTGGGCGCTGCCCGCATCGCTGCTGCCGCATATGGCCGGTGCAGCGCCGGAAATTATGCTAGCGCCAGCTGCGGACGGCGACTGGGATGAAGCTTCAGCCCAGTCGGTGCTCGGGCTGGCCGAAAGCCGCAGCGCACTGGCGCTTGGCCCCGGTCTGGGACGTTTCGACGGGGACGGCGCCTGGCTGCGCAGCATCTGGGAAGGAGCCGCCTGTCCGCTCGTCGTGGACGCTGACGCACTGAACATGCTGGCGGACTGCGGAGATTTTACATCCTGGCAAGAGCGAAAGGCGGAAACGGTATTGACTCCGCATCCAGGCGAAATGGCCCGCTTGACCGGCTTGTCCACGCAGGAAATACAGCGTGACCGGATTTCCACGGCTGTGGCCTATGCGGTCAAACATCAGGTGACGCTCGTGCTTAAAGGGGCGCGGACAGTTATCGCCGCGCCGGACGGATTCGCTTACGTGAATATAACGGGCAATGCCGGAATGGCGACAGGCGGTTCCGGCGACGTGCTGACTGGCATCATCGCCGGATTGTTAGCCCAAGGACTGACAGGACCGCAGGCCGCGGCATACGGGGTGTATCTGCATGGGATTGCAGGCGAGCGTGCTGCCGCGCGGCGCGGAAACCTGCCGTCTTTGATCGCCGGCGACCTGATTGAGGCATTGTAA
- a CDS encoding DUF1572 family protein — MENQVNIQNVPSLYLQNVIANFKELKQSAEKAMAQISDETKLNWAPNEESNSIAVIVKHLSGNMISRWTDFLTTDGEKPDRDRDGEFEGTIHSKEELLDVWNRGWDVFLHSLSELKGEDLLRTVYIRKQPHSVLEAIQRQLSHYSGHVGQIIYVAKMIRDDAWQTLTIPRRKTTPQSDV, encoded by the coding sequence TTGGAAAATCAAGTGAACATTCAAAATGTGCCCAGTCTATATCTGCAAAACGTAATCGCGAATTTCAAAGAACTCAAACAGTCTGCCGAAAAAGCCATGGCCCAAATTTCCGATGAAACGAAACTGAACTGGGCCCCCAATGAGGAATCCAACAGCATCGCTGTAATCGTCAAGCATCTTAGCGGCAATATGATTTCACGCTGGACCGATTTCCTGACGACGGATGGCGAAAAACCTGACCGTGACCGGGATGGGGAATTCGAAGGTACCATCCACTCCAAGGAGGAGCTTCTGGATGTTTGGAACCGGGGCTGGGACGTTTTCCTCCACAGCCTCTCCGAACTTAAGGGTGAAGACTTGCTCCGCACCGTATATATCCGGAAGCAGCCGCATTCGGTGCTGGAAGCCATCCAGCGGCAGCTTTCGCATTATTCCGGCCATGTCGGCCAAATCATTTACGTCGCCAAAATGATCCGGGACGATGCTTGGCAGACTCTCACCATTCCACGGCGCAAAACAACCCCACAAAGTGACGTGTAG
- the serS gene encoding serine--tRNA ligase — protein sequence MLTIQFIREHAELVQQTAVNKNIPFQVNELLAWDTKRRELLLQTEGLRAQRNKLSKEIAPLMKQGNLAAAEPVKAQVKQLNDDLAGLETKLQEAEAYVSEMLLLAPNIVSADTPVGKDDSDNVEIRRIGEIPEFDFEFRDHVTLGEMHDMIDIPRGVKTAGTRNYYLKGAGLYLHLAVQRLALDYLAARGFTPMDVPVMVRPEALNRTGFFPTGQDQTFELTGENKWLVGTSEVSLVSYYSDEIVDVAEPIRLAGMSACYRREIGSAGRDVRGLYRVHQFAKVEQVVLCQNDPAVSEAMLQEITGHAEGILQLLELPYRVMAVCTGDMSQKTHKQYDIETWMPSRGEYGETHSSSSLLDFQARRSNIRYRDEEGNLQYCHTLNNTAVASPRILIPLLENHQQQDGSIYIPEALRPYMGGVERLVPPLPLE from the coding sequence ATGTTAACCATTCAATTTATCCGCGAGCATGCGGAACTCGTACAGCAAACGGCGGTAAACAAAAATATTCCTTTCCAGGTGAACGAACTGCTGGCCTGGGATACCAAGCGGCGGGAACTGCTGCTGCAAACGGAAGGGCTGCGGGCACAGCGAAACAAATTGAGCAAGGAAATTGCTCCGTTGATGAAACAAGGGAACCTTGCGGCGGCTGAGCCGGTGAAAGCCCAAGTCAAGCAGTTGAATGATGATTTGGCCGGCTTGGAAACCAAGCTTCAGGAAGCCGAGGCTTATGTATCGGAAATGCTCCTGCTCGCGCCCAATATCGTGTCGGCGGATACGCCGGTCGGCAAAGATGACAGCGACAATGTCGAGATCCGCCGGATTGGAGAAATACCTGAGTTTGATTTTGAGTTTAGGGATCATGTCACCCTTGGGGAAATGCATGACATGATCGATATCCCGCGCGGCGTCAAAACCGCCGGCACACGCAACTACTACCTGAAAGGTGCTGGCCTTTATCTCCACCTGGCCGTGCAGCGGCTCGCGCTGGACTATCTGGCTGCCCGCGGATTCACGCCGATGGACGTTCCGGTGATGGTCCGCCCTGAAGCCTTGAACCGGACGGGCTTTTTCCCGACCGGCCAGGACCAGACCTTCGAACTGACCGGAGAAAATAAATGGCTGGTCGGCACGTCGGAGGTATCGCTAGTTTCGTATTACAGCGATGAAATTGTGGATGTGGCCGAGCCGATTCGGCTGGCCGGAATGTCGGCCTGCTACCGCCGCGAGATTGGGTCGGCCGGACGGGATGTCCGCGGATTATACCGCGTCCATCAGTTTGCCAAGGTGGAGCAGGTCGTTCTCTGCCAAAATGATCCGGCAGTGTCGGAGGCCATGCTGCAGGAAATTACCGGTCATGCCGAAGGCATTCTGCAGCTGCTGGAACTGCCCTACCGGGTAATGGCCGTCTGTACCGGCGATATGTCGCAAAAGACCCATAAACAGTACGATATCGAAACTTGGATGCCAAGCCGCGGGGAATACGGAGAGACACATTCGTCGTCGAGTTTGCTCGATTTTCAAGCCCGCCGCTCGAATATCCGGTACCGGGATGAAGAAGGCAATTTGCAGTACTGCCATACGCTAAACAATACCGCCGTCGCATCGCCCCGCATCCTGATTCCGCTGCTGGAAAATCATCAGCAGCAAGACGGCAGCATATATATCCCTGAGGCGCTGCGCCCTTATATGGGCGGGGTTGAACGCCTGGTTCCTCCACTCCCCCTGGAATAA
- a CDS encoding MTH1187 family thiamine-binding protein, giving the protein MAIAEVTVIPIGTATTSLSAYVADMQKVLANQQGVSYQLTSMSTIIEGPLEEVWKAISALHEAPFLSGAQRVSTSVKIDDRRDKASSSAQKLQSVQEKLHH; this is encoded by the coding sequence ATGGCGATAGCAGAAGTAACGGTTATTCCGATCGGGACGGCAACGACCAGCCTCAGCGCTTATGTGGCCGATATGCAGAAAGTACTCGCAAACCAGCAAGGAGTCAGTTACCAGTTAACCTCCATGAGCACGATTATTGAGGGGCCGTTGGAGGAGGTTTGGAAAGCTATTTCGGCACTGCATGAGGCGCCTTTCCTTTCGGGAGCGCAGCGCGTGTCCACATCTGTAAAAATCGACGACCGGCGCGATAAAGCTTCATCCAGTGCGCAAAAACTTCAGTCGGTGCAAGAGAAGCTTCATCATTAA
- a CDS encoding DUF2500 family protein, translating to MERLGSIIGVLIIIGIISLAIGIPIIQERREKRRNAMQPIERYQCKIVDKRVVATQTASDSPIKNAYFITCEFEDRSRREAGVTSSEYGLLVIGDEVEWEQQGTYVNITRI from the coding sequence ATGGAGAGACTTGGTAGCATAATTGGCGTTTTAATTATTATCGGAATAATATCACTAGCTATAGGCATCCCTATTATTCAGGAGCGAAGAGAAAAAAGAAGAAATGCTATGCAACCCATAGAACGATATCAATGTAAAATAGTCGATAAAAGGGTTGTTGCAACTCAGACCGCAAGTGACAGCCCAATAAAAAATGCATATTTTATAACTTGTGAGTTTGAGGATAGATCACGCCGTGAGGCTGGTGTTACATCATCAGAGTACGGCCTTTTGGTTATCGGCGATGAAGTCGAATGGGAACAGCAAGGAACTTATGTGAATATTACAAGAATATAA
- a CDS encoding PsbP-related protein: MKKSIVLILSLCLLLTACGSKEKEKKKSATEESKTTVTQEAAKDTPKESDEEKTATAETKEFSFVYPASWEAVDLAKLNQPLVKAAYANPDTKAAFADNVNVTGAANNSDATAKAIADATVAQYESGAFGDAIKNYKKISYDDKANNSGVLIGEYTQGQSGVQVVVAQYIVPASPNMYTLSISYTKESYDKGGKEMVQKMVDSFKVTQTAATATQSAAPDASAAAASSDQMTIADFMSKLVPAFAGKDGEMSEATYNYIASHSDLFPAVTAESKNKAKSLVDASITSRHIFKNITPYLDKMVQVKGTVIEIVEENIENIGPMAIFHVMDKNQKSHTGIYMGATGDILQDDEVIMCGVPTTIFSFANSNGGTDQGILLIVSTVQKK, from the coding sequence TTGAAAAAATCAATAGTACTTATATTATCTTTATGCTTGCTACTAACAGCATGCGGTTCCAAAGAAAAAGAGAAAAAAAAATCGGCGACCGAAGAAAGCAAAACGACCGTAACCCAGGAAGCGGCGAAGGACACTCCGAAGGAATCGGATGAAGAAAAAACGGCAACGGCCGAAACTAAAGAGTTTTCATTTGTATATCCAGCTTCTTGGGAAGCCGTAGATTTAGCGAAACTTAATCAGCCTTTGGTTAAAGCCGCTTATGCCAATCCTGATACAAAAGCAGCATTTGCGGATAATGTTAACGTTACTGGTGCAGCTAACAACTCGGATGCGACGGCTAAAGCAATTGCGGATGCGACCGTTGCCCAATATGAAAGCGGAGCTTTTGGAGACGCCATAAAAAATTACAAAAAAATAAGTTACGACGACAAAGCCAATAATTCCGGCGTGCTGATCGGCGAGTATACCCAAGGACAATCGGGAGTTCAAGTCGTTGTAGCTCAATACATCGTACCTGCAAGCCCCAATATGTACACCCTCTCCATTTCTTACACCAAAGAATCTTACGATAAAGGCGGCAAAGAAATGGTTCAAAAGATGGTCGATTCCTTTAAAGTTACCCAAACAGCGGCTACCGCCACACAGTCAGCAGCACCGGACGCATCCGCGGCAGCAGCCAGTTCAGATCAAATGACAATAGCTGACTTTATGTCAAAGCTTGTTCCAGCTTTCGCGGGGAAAGACGGAGAAATGTCAGAGGCAACTTATAACTACATAGCGAGTCATAGCGATCTTTTCCCTGCCGTTACGGCTGAAAGCAAAAACAAAGCCAAATCGCTGGTGGATGCAAGCATCACTTCCCGTCATATTTTCAAAAACATAACTCCGTATCTGGATAAGATGGTTCAGGTTAAAGGAACCGTTATAGAAATTGTGGAAGAAAATATTGAAAATATCGGTCCAATGGCCATCTTTCATGTAATGGATAAAAATCAAAAATCCCATACCGGTATATATATGGGGGCCACAGGCGATATTTTACAAGACGACGAAGTTATAATGTGCGGTGTTCCTACCACCATATTTTCTTTCGCCAACTCCAATGGTGGCACAGACCAAGGCATTTTATTGATCGTGTCGACCGTACAGAAAAAATAA
- a CDS encoding TIGR00730 family Rossman fold protein — protein MKRICVYSGSNPGNHAEYEEAAVRLGEVLAARGIDLVYGGASVGLMGRVANQVMSRGGKAIGVMPTGLFRGEVAHTRLSEFHEVASMHERKKMMADLSDAFISMPGGLGTYDELFEAACWSQIGVHNKPIGLLNVRGFYNPLMAMLEHTVKEGFMREENLELLIVESDPEILVERLLHYVPVQQGQKWVELT, from the coding sequence ATTAAACGTATTTGCGTCTATTCCGGTTCCAATCCGGGAAACCATGCCGAATATGAAGAAGCGGCGGTTCGATTGGGCGAGGTGCTTGCGGCGCGCGGCATCGATCTGGTGTACGGCGGAGCCAGCGTCGGCCTGATGGGGCGTGTGGCGAACCAGGTGATGTCTAGGGGAGGAAAGGCCATCGGCGTCATGCCAACCGGACTGTTCCGTGGTGAAGTCGCCCATACCCGCTTGTCTGAGTTCCATGAAGTAGCGAGCATGCATGAGCGTAAGAAGATGATGGCCGACTTATCGGACGCGTTTATCAGCATGCCAGGCGGCCTTGGTACATATGATGAGCTTTTTGAAGCAGCCTGCTGGTCGCAAATAGGGGTTCACAACAAGCCGATCGGCTTGCTGAACGTGCGCGGATTTTATAATCCGCTGATGGCCATGCTGGAGCATACGGTAAAAGAAGGTTTTATGCGCGAGGAAAATCTTGAGCTGCTGATCGTCGAATCCGACCCGGAAATTCTTGTGGAACGGCTCCTGCATTACGTCCCTGTCCAGCAAGGGCAGAAATGGGTCGAGCTGACCTAA
- a CDS encoding PsbP-related protein, with the protein MKKSIVLILSLCLLLTACGSKEKDKEKTAEESKTTVTQEAPKETTKETPKETSKDDASKDAAKPSDDLKTKKAEAEGFSFEYPESWQAYDLSELNQPMIKAAYADPAPKVAFADNVNVTSAPGNSGVTAKAIADLTVTQYESGALGDAMKDFKKISYDDKDKNSGVLIGEYTQGQSGIKVVLTQYIITGSPNMYTLSISYTKESYDNGGKEMAQKMLDSFTVNKK; encoded by the coding sequence TTGAAAAAATCGATTGTACTGATATTGTCTTTATGCCTGCTATTAACCGCTTGTGGTTCCAAAGAGAAGGACAAAGAAAAAACGGCAGAAGAAAGCAAGACTACCGTAACCCAAGAAGCGCCGAAGGAAACCACGAAGGAGACTCCGAAAGAGACTTCAAAAGATGATGCTTCGAAAGATGCCGCTAAACCATCGGATGATTTAAAAACCAAAAAGGCAGAAGCCGAAGGATTTTCCTTCGAATACCCGGAATCCTGGCAAGCTTATGATTTGTCGGAATTGAACCAGCCCATGATCAAAGCGGCTTATGCCGATCCTGCTCCGAAAGTAGCGTTTGCGGATAATGTCAATGTCACTTCTGCGCCTGGCAACTCGGGTGTGACGGCTAAAGCAATTGCGGATTTGACTGTTACCCAATATGAAAGCGGAGCTTTAGGGGACGCCATGAAAGATTTCAAAAAAATAAGCTATGACGACAAAGACAAAAATTCCGGCGTGCTGATCGGCGAGTATACCCAAGGGCAATCGGGAATTAAGGTCGTATTAACTCAATACATCATAACTGGAAGCCCTAATATGTATACCCTTTCCATTTCTTACACCAAAGAATCTTACGATAACGGCGGCAAAGAAATGGCTCAAAAGATGCTCGACTCCTTTACAGTAAACAAGAAGTAA
- a CDS encoding YolD-like family protein has product MSKPNQSVLIAPDRDFKGTPATENNIENSEWRKVEQVLTRSLEEHVKICLTVNKPHGTSDLKGFVTVINTYLREIKLREEDDWQWIRFEDIRSAQI; this is encoded by the coding sequence TTGAGCAAACCGAATCAATCTGTTTTGATTGCCCCGGACCGGGACTTCAAGGGAACGCCTGCCACAGAGAACAACATAGAAAATTCCGAATGGCGGAAAGTGGAGCAAGTGCTTACGCGTTCGCTCGAAGAGCATGTGAAAATCTGCTTGACCGTGAATAAGCCGCATGGAACCAGCGATTTAAAGGGGTTCGTGACAGTTATTAATACATATTTGAGAGAAATCAAATTGCGTGAAGAAGACGACTGGCAGTGGATCAGATTTGAGGATATTCGATCAGCGCAAATTTAA
- a CDS encoding GNAT family N-acetyltransferase — translation MDKVKCSILRREVLPGIVAGQAGPDDREAVKNLMVQTAAWLQSKGSKQWHELLAGEDRHGMEDAIGRGEVFIFKQDGIIAGMAILQQHASNWDRSLWGDEGHESSVYLHRLCINRDFQGKQLGNAILHWAQQDVRFPGKDRIRLDCIASEPALNRLYSGAGFTYKGPSASGEFSLFEKIQLETSLG, via the coding sequence ATGGATAAAGTGAAATGTAGCATTCTTAGGCGGGAGGTCTTGCCGGGGATCGTAGCAGGGCAAGCAGGACCTGATGATAGGGAAGCCGTGAAGAATCTGATGGTTCAAACCGCTGCCTGGCTGCAAAGCAAAGGCTCCAAGCAATGGCATGAACTTCTTGCCGGGGAAGACCGGCACGGAATGGAAGATGCGATTGGGCGCGGCGAAGTATTTATATTCAAGCAGGATGGGATCATCGCCGGCATGGCCATTCTGCAGCAGCATGCCAGCAATTGGGACCGTTCGCTCTGGGGCGATGAAGGGCATGAATCATCCGTTTACTTGCACCGGCTATGCATCAACCGCGATTTTCAAGGCAAGCAGCTTGGAAATGCGATTCTGCATTGGGCTCAGCAAGACGTTCGTTTCCCCGGCAAAGACCGAATCCGTCTTGATTGCATTGCGTCCGAACCTGCCCTGAACCGTTTGTATAGCGGTGCAGGCTTTACTTATAAAGGCCCATCCGCCAGCGGCGAGTTCAGTCTGTTTGAGAAAATACAGCTGGAAACCTCACTAGGTTAG
- a CDS encoding glycoside hydrolase family 73 protein — protein sequence MKDRLKKADFISKMIPLAVADQLKTGVPASLTIAQAALESSWGGSGLTAKANNLFGIKGDGPAGSIRMQTSEYIKGTMVQIYAYFRMYHSWEESIQDHSRLIVNGVAGDRRYAGALNTDGKTAAKAVAKAGYATDPQYADKLILIMDQYSLYQYDSMTGGEEPMTKEEKAAFEALQQTVKQQAEWMKQQEGLLNMPCPVWAQDAFEFYKPYIADNKGSYDFWRQLVIQYRREKGIRVSNAGGFI from the coding sequence GTGAAGGACAGATTGAAAAAGGCCGATTTTATATCCAAAATGATCCCGCTTGCCGTAGCCGATCAGCTGAAAACGGGGGTTCCGGCTTCGCTTACGATCGCTCAGGCGGCGCTTGAATCGTCATGGGGCGGGAGCGGTCTCACCGCCAAAGCCAATAATTTGTTCGGCATCAAGGGCGATGGCCCGGCCGGAAGTATTCGTATGCAAACCTCGGAATATATCAAAGGCACAATGGTACAGATTTATGCTTATTTCCGGATGTATCACAGCTGGGAAGAATCGATCCAGGATCACTCCCGGTTGATTGTTAACGGTGTGGCCGGTGATCGGAGATATGCGGGAGCTCTGAATACGGACGGCAAAACGGCAGCCAAAGCCGTGGCCAAAGCCGGTTATGCAACCGATCCGCAATATGCCGATAAGCTGATTCTCATCATGGATCAGTACAGTTTGTATCAATATGACAGCATGACGGGAGGAGAGGAACCCATGACCAAAGAAGAGAAAGCGGCATTTGAAGCGCTGCAGCAGACGGTAAAGCAGCAGGCGGAATGGATGAAGCAGCAGGAGGGTCTGCTGAATATGCCATGTCCGGTTTGGGCGCAGGATGCGTTTGAGTTCTACAAGCCGTATATTGCGGATAATAAAGGCAGTTATGATTTTTGGCGGCAGCTCGTGATCCAGTACCGGCGCGAAAAAGGAATAAGGGTCAGCAATGCCGGCGGCTTCATTTAG
- a CDS encoding L,D-transpeptidase: MPNYRIIVDLSDRTLYLLDGDRVTKSYPVGIGKMLTSTPTGEYKIINKQLNPGGPFGALWMGLSKPHYGIHGTNDPESIGHEVSHGCIRMHNEDVLELSSYVPVGTRVTIRP; the protein is encoded by the coding sequence ATGCCGAACTATCGGATTATCGTCGATCTATCGGACCGAACGCTATATTTGCTGGACGGCGATAGAGTTACCAAGTCCTATCCCGTTGGCATCGGCAAAATGCTGACAAGTACCCCGACCGGCGAATATAAGATCATCAATAAGCAGTTGAATCCCGGCGGACCGTTTGGAGCGCTTTGGATGGGACTCTCGAAACCGCATTACGGCATCCATGGCACCAATGATCCTGAATCGATCGGTCACGAAGTTTCACATGGTTGCATCCGTATGCATAACGAGGACGTACTTGAGCTTTCATCGTACGTACCTGTCGGTACACGCGTAACCATAAGGCCTTAA
- a CDS encoding polysaccharide deacetylase family protein yields MHRKRILQYSVLGIIVLIAAVFLWREGPYVYHPARTSAEVHNKAGAGAIRVHGFFSTRPTPNAIYYKNKVIVLMYHDVQPNPTNIKSLDTAVFKQQLDAMKANGFKWITMEQYADFITKRRPVPDNAVLLTFDDGYETFYKHVFPILQEYKVPATNFLIVSTVGNNKHPGIPKLNWKQVQEMRKAGIDFYNHTYDSHSYGYIRLPGKTKDRAEPLLMGPLHNKTLHHVENQEEYVRRVKHDLGLAGQILRQEVGNTEDILAFPYGGYSKPVIDICHELGIRVTFSVKQGINSPGQYIGYRVNAGGMDNNPISLIEYMKRGAPIKTPIKGFNV; encoded by the coding sequence ATGCATCGAAAAAGAATTCTCCAGTACAGCGTGCTTGGCATAATCGTATTGATTGCCGCTGTGTTTCTCTGGAGGGAAGGTCCTTATGTTTATCACCCGGCGCGAACGAGTGCCGAGGTTCACAATAAAGCGGGAGCGGGGGCCATACGGGTCCATGGTTTTTTCTCGACCAGACCAACGCCTAATGCCATTTATTATAAGAATAAAGTGATTGTATTGATGTACCATGACGTTCAGCCGAACCCTACGAACATCAAAAGCTTGGATACGGCTGTGTTCAAACAGCAGCTTGATGCCATGAAGGCCAACGGATTTAAGTGGATTACGATGGAGCAGTACGCGGATTTTATTACCAAACGCCGCCCCGTTCCGGATAACGCTGTACTTTTGACATTTGATGACGGTTATGAAACATTTTATAAGCATGTTTTCCCGATCTTGCAGGAATATAAGGTACCGGCTACGAATTTTTTGATCGTTTCAACGGTAGGGAACAATAAGCATCCCGGCATTCCGAAGTTGAACTGGAAGCAGGTACAGGAGATGCGCAAGGCGGGAATCGACTTTTACAACCATACCTACGACTCCCACTCTTACGGTTATATTCGGCTTCCAGGCAAAACGAAAGACCGTGCCGAACCGTTGTTGATGGGGCCGCTGCACAACAAAACGCTGCATCATGTGGAAAACCAGGAAGAATACGTCCGTCGTGTAAAACATGATTTGGGGCTGGCGGGTCAGATTTTGCGCCAGGAGGTCGGGAATACGGAGGATATTCTAGCTTTCCCTTACGGGGGTTATTCCAAACCCGTCATCGACATCTGTCACGAGCTCGGCATACGGGTTACCTTCTCGGTCAAACAGGGGATCAACAGTCCTGGCCAATATATCGGTTACCGCGTCAATGCCGGAGGAATGGATAATAACCCGATTTCGCTTATTGAATATATGAAAAGAGGCGCACCGATCAAAACGCCGATCAAAGGCTTCAACGTATAG